The following are encoded together in the Triticum dicoccoides isolate Atlit2015 ecotype Zavitan chromosome 6B, WEW_v2.0, whole genome shotgun sequence genome:
- the LOC119321541 gene encoding Werner Syndrome-like exonuclease: protein MAETYNTDVVMGDGTIIHTTVTSSSLDVNRFIEEVQGSPIRIAGLDAEWRPNRTRRAEQYPIAVLQLCVDRRCLVYQIIHGTGIPISLCSFLYLSGFTFVGVGIADDAKRLRAEYSLEVSNAVDLRELAAYSLHRPRPELQQAGLKDIALAVMGVRIAKSREVTSNWDAPLLSMEQVEYASINAYVSFEIGCRLLTQFEKLPRE from the exons ATGGCGGAAACATACAACACCGACGTCGTAATGGGGGACGGCACCATCATTCATACCACCGTGACGTCCTCGTCCCTCGACGTCAATCGCTTCATCGAGGAGGTGCAGGGGTCCCCGATCCGCATCGCCGGCCTCGATGCCGAGTGGCGCCCCAACCGCACTAGACGCGCCGAGCAGTACCCAATCGCCGTCCTCCAGCTCTGCGTCGACCGCCGCTGCCTCGTGTACCAGATCATCCACGGCACCGGCATCCCCATCTCGCTGTGCAGCTTCCTCTACCTCTCCGGCTTCACCTTCGTCGGCGTCGGGATCGCCGACGACGCGAAACGCCTGCGTGCCGAGTACAGCCTAGAGGTGTCCAACGCGGTCGACCTGAGGGAGCTGGCAGCTTACTCACTGCACCGGCCGCGGCCGGAGCTGCAGCAGGCCGGGCTGAAAGACATTGCGCTTGCGGTGATGGGGGTGCGCATCGCGAAGTCACGGGAGGTGACGAGCAACTGGGACGCGCCATTGCTGTCGATGGAGCAGGTCGAGTATGCCAGCATCAACGCCTACGTCTCCTTCGAGATCGGTTGCCGGCTGCTCACTc AATTTGAGAAACTGCCCAGAGAATGA